TCTCCTGATCATTGATATATACTTTGATTTCTGTAGCTCCGCTGATTACGTGTTCGTTGGTCAATACATAACCATCATCACTGATAATAAATCCGGATCCCATACCCTGGCGCACGTCCGGTTCTATTTTATAAGGTCCGGGAGTGCCGAAAAATTCACGGAAAAACGGGTCGTTAAAGAAAGGGTCAATACGCTGGGTATTGCTTTTTTGCAAGGTCTCAATTTTTACCACCGCAGGGCTGGTTTTAGCCACAGTGTTCGCAATTATGTCCGTGCCCACCGGTGATACGGCGGTCTTTACGTTTTGTGCCGCGCTGGTTGCCGCAAGTGCGGGGTTAAAACCATCCCTGGGGAAATACAAAAACACTCCCCCCAGCAAAGCGGCTTCCAGTACCAGCGCCGCCAAAATGCCAATTAATGTAGTACGGAAAGATTTGTCCCTGGTCATTATTAATCCCCCTTGCTTGTTTTTTCCCGACAACCTAATAATGACAGGGTAAGCTGAAAAAGGCATGAATAAAAGATTAAAATTTTTTAATCTTTTATTTTTGTGCAACTTATCCCGACTAAAGCACTTAAGCACTAAACCTCCTGCATCAAGTCGTCTATCGGCAGCCTGGGCCTCGGTGCCGGTTTCTGGTCCGCATATCCGAGCGGAACCAGTGCCACCACCTGTATATTTTCGCCCAGTTCCAATACTCTCCTGACACCGCTTTGTTTAAACATCATAATCCAGCAAGTACCCAGCCCAAGATCGGTGGCCCGTAAAATTAAATGTTCAATGGCAATGGCGCAGTTAGTCGAAGCATAGGCCCGAAGAGCTTTTTCGTCCATGGCCTGGCGCCGTTTCATGTATTCATCGCCGCTGATGTTCTCTAAATCCGTACCGGTAAAGGCCCCTGCCTCAACCAGCTCCTTAATGCGCTGCGGGGTATGCTTGTAGGCGGTAAGGTCTATGCAGCAGGCCACAACCACCGGTGCGCTAGTGACAAATTTTAATGTGTGCTCGGCCAGCTGTTGGCGTTTTTCCGCACTTTTGACCAGCACGAACCGCCAGGGCTGCAGGTTGGTGCCCGATGGAGCAAGCCGGGCCGCCTCCAGTATTTCATGGATATATTCGTCAGGTACCGGTTCAGGCTTGTATTTGCGGATACTTCTTCGTTTGCGAATTACTTCCATAAATTCCATAGGTCAGCCTCCCCACTGAGTATTTGCTTAAGTATGTGCAGTAGTACAAGAACTAATAAAGGTAGGTACTACTTGCTATTATGTCAGTAATTGGCATATTTTACCCATTAAGATCCATTAAGATAAAGAGTCTATTAATAAAAAAAAGCAGAGATGAAATGATTCGACTTGCATATCTTCCCCGGGTTTATTTAGTTAGATTTACCGTACTTCGTGCTGCTGCAGTATTTGCACTTTCCGTACAGGTACAGAGAAAAGCTGTCAATGTTAAAACCATCCACTTGGTTGGGGACAGGTAGATCCTCCAGAGCGATATCCAAATCGTAAACTCTCTGGCACTGGTGACAAAGGAAGTGGCAATGTGGACGGGGGTTGGGGTCAAAACGACGTCTCTGGGGGTCAATACTTATCTCCTGAATTTCACCGGCTCTGGCCAGTGCCTCCAGGGTGTTGTATACGGTGGCCGCAGAAAGCGAAGGGTATTCCGGCTTTAATTCCCGGTATATTTCCTCAGCCGACGGGTGGCTTGTATTGCCGTCAAGCAAGTGCATGATTGCCATGCGCTGCGGTGTAGCCCTTAGGCCGAGTTTTTTGAGTTTTTTAATCATAGCTTTAATCCCTCAGCAATTTTATTTTTAGTTTAGCATGCTATGTTATAACAATAGCACGCTTGTATGCAATCCTTCTTTTGTATTT
This genomic interval from Desulfoscipio sp. XC116 contains the following:
- a CDS encoding nitroreductase family protein, which gives rise to MEFMEVIRKRRSIRKYKPEPVPDEYIHEILEAARLAPSGTNLQPWRFVLVKSAEKRQQLAEHTLKFVTSAPVVVACCIDLTAYKHTPQRIKELVEAGAFTGTDLENISGDEYMKRRQAMDEKALRAYASTNCAIAIEHLILRATDLGLGTCWIMMFKQSGVRRVLELGENIQVVALVPLGYADQKPAPRPRLPIDDLMQEV
- a CDS encoding transcriptional repressor, translated to MIKKLKKLGLRATPQRMAIMHLLDGNTSHPSAEEIYRELKPEYPSLSAATVYNTLEALARAGEIQEISIDPQRRRFDPNPRPHCHFLCHQCQRVYDLDIALEDLPVPNQVDGFNIDSFSLYLYGKCKYCSSTKYGKSN